Proteins from a genomic interval of Clostridium cochlearium:
- a CDS encoding DUF896 domain-containing protein, with the protein MKIEELIERINFLYKKSKEEGLTEEEKVEQSQLREKYLQNIRNNFRAQLESIGGVSKKKPKQ; encoded by the coding sequence TTGAAGATAGAAGAACTCATTGAAAGAATAAATTTTTTATATAAAAAAAGTAAAGAAGAAGGATTAACAGAAGAGGAGAAAGTAGAACAATCACAACTAAGAGAGAAGTACTTACAAAATATAAGAAATAATTTTAGAGCTCAATTAGAAAGCATAGGTGGAGTTTCTAAGAAAAAACCTAAGCAATAA